DNA sequence from the Actinomycetota bacterium genome:
GGAAGGGCGGAAACGACAGGGTGCGCCGTGGTCGCCAAGGCAGGCGCTCCGCGAGGTCGAGGACTTCGGAGAGCACGCGCGCGTTGCGCTCGAGGTCGATGCGCGGGGCAAGGCGCAGTTCGAATCCGGCCGCCGCGAGGATGGCGGCGAGAGCATCGGCGCCGGGTTGGCGGTTTCCGCGCTCGTAGGCGTTCAGAACCGACCTGGGGATGCCGGCCTTGCGCGCGAGGGCGGCCTGGCTGAGTCCGGCGCGCGCCCGGGCGTCGGCGAGCAGTCCAGATGCGACACTCATGACGCAATGTTAGCGGATCCGCTAACGCTGGGGTAGGGCCTTGCCGGCGCGCGCCAGGATGTCGGGCAGGGTCTGGCCTGCGAGGGATTCCAGCACGGCGTCGGCGCCCTCCATCGGGAGGCGGCGGGTGAGGGCGTTTGGGATCGCGATGCAGGTGAGGCCGGCGGCCTTGGCGGCGCGGATACCGTTGGGGGAGTCCTCGAAGGCGACGGTGTTGTCGGGGCGCAGGTTCAGGCGCGCGAGCGCTTCGCGATATGAGGCCGGGTCCGGCTTTGCGCGGCCGACGTCGTCGCGACAGACGATCGCATCGAACTCCTCCAACCCGGCTGCGGTGCGGTAGCGCTCGACGTGGGAGCGCGTCGAACTGGAGGCGATGCCGACGCGAAGTCCGGCAGCGCGCGCCTCGGAGATACGTTCGGCGGCGCCCGGCATCGGGCGGCATCCGTTCATCAGTTCCCGGAAGGCCACCTTGTGCTCTGCCTGTAGGACCGCCCGGTCCAAGGTCTGGTCGAGGGCCGACTCCAGGTGGGCCACGGGATCGAAGGCGCCGACCGTTCCGATGCACTTCGCCCAGTCCTCGAACGTCAGTTTGGCTCCGCGCGCGAGATAAACCCGCTCCCACGAGGAGAAATCGGGCACTTCGGTATCAACCAGTAGGCCGTCGAAGTCGAAGATCAGTCCGTAGACATCTGACAAGTCGGATGCACAATTCTCAGCCGCAAGATGGACGATCCGTTTCCCGAAAGGAAGAGTAATGACAAACTGTCGTGTCGCACCCGCGTCAGCGGTTCGGCTTGCTCCCTTCGGCCAGGCTGACGGCTTTGCGGGCGCACTTGTCGCAGATGTAGATTCCCGGCCCGGCGACGAGCGCTTGCCCTTCCGATCCTGCGCGTCCACAGAAGGAGCAATGCAGCTTGTCCCGGCCTTTGTCAAGAAGCTCCATCGCGCATCACATTCCCAGATTGTAAAGAAACGCTCCGGCGCACTGAATCAAACCGCCTCCACCCCCGCGACAAATCGTCCAGGACTTCGCGGCTCCACCCCAGTTGAGGAGCGGGGGATCGAATCCGCCTGTTCCGTCCATCACGATATCGATTGCCTGGCAAGGTGCGTCGACAGCGTGACAGGGGTCGTTGTCCGACTCGGGTCCGGCCCAAGCTGGCGAGGCACCGACACCAAGCGCCGCGACGAGCATTCCAACCATGAGACGTCTGCTGATGGCCATTGAAACCCTCCCCAGGTCGAAGCCACCGACATTCCGGAACATAATGCTGGCCGCGTCGGTTGGTCAAGGGGATCGCTCGGGTGTGTTGAGGGGATCACGGGTGAGGCCCGATGTAGGGCACGGGCTGGACGTCACGACCCCCGAACCGATCCCGGGCGGCGCTAGCGGAGGAGCTCGTCGCTCGGCCGCGAATGTCTCGCAGCCGAATTCAGGGCGCGCGCGGCGCACTGCGACGCTGAAGCCCAGATGCTCAATGCCGCGCACGAACTCGCCGCATGCGCGGGTGTCGCCGTGGACCTCGACGAACAGCCGACGCGCGCGCGCCAGGGCGGCTCCGTCCCGCGCGAGGACCTCGTGCTCGGATCCCTCGATGTCCATCTTCAGAACGTCAACATGATCGAGGCCGTGGCGGTCGAGCAGTTCGCCGAGGCGGATCCCGGGAACGACCACGGTGTGTCCGGGTCCGGCATCGGCGCGCGCGCTGCCGTGCCGTGGGTTGGACCCGATTGTGAACGCGACCCCGCCCGGTGGCGGATCGCCGACCACGCAGACGTGCTCCACTGCCGCGCGCGGGAACTTGCTTCGCAGTTCCTCGGCCAGGCTCGGGTTCGCCTCCACAAGAAGCACGGTGTCCAGTCGGCAGGTCGCTGCGAAGTGGTAAGCGGCCATTCCGGTGTTGGCGCCGAGGTCGACGTAGGTGCGCGCGCTCGACAGGTCGAATGGAGAGGTGTACTCGCCGCCGAAGAAGACCTCGCGGAACGAGGCCAAATCATCCCGCGCGAAGGTGACGCGCAGTGTCATTGGGGTGTCGTCCGCAGCGGGGATGTGCTGGGTGAACCCGAAACGACGCAGTGGAGAGAGCGCCGCCTCGGCTGCTCGTCGCGCGGAGGGAGAACCGGATTCCGCCAGCCAAGCCAACTTGAACAAGGGGTAGCGGGCGAGCATACGGCGCCGGTCGGACGCGTCGACGCGGTAGGTGCGGCAGTAGCCGTTTACGAGGTCCAGGAAGTAGCTCACGCGTCCTCCGCAGGTTGGTTCACGCGCGCAAACGTAGCGGCGCGGGGACGCGGATGCACGCACCCGCCCGTTTCGCTGTCTGTGTCACGGTTTGCCCGGGCGAATCTTTCGCGCGCAGGCCGCCGGGCGTCGCGCGCGCGCGGCCCGCTCGTTGAGAACTGTGAGCGCCGTGTCGGTCCGGCGCCACGACGGAGTAAGGGGCGACCGTCTTGAGCCATCATGTGCCGGCCCGCGTGCTCGTCACGGGCGGAGCCGGGTTCGTCGGCAGTCATTTGGTTGAGCGCCTCATCGCGCGCGGGGATCAAGTGACAGTGCTCGACGATCTTCGAAACTCGACCACCGAGAACTTGTCGGCGGTCGCGAACCGAGTTCGCTTCGTCCTCGGTGACTGCGGCGTTGCCGCTCGACTCATTGCCGAGGAAGAGTACGACGTCGTATTCCACTTGGCTTCGCCGGCATACGTTCCGCCTTCGGTCGATGATCCCATCGGAGACTTGCGTGCGAACGCCGAGCAGACGCTGCTGATTCTTCAGGCTCTGCGAGACCTCTCGTCCCGCCCTCGGTTGGTGCATGTCTCGAGCGCGGCGATCTACGGTCAGCCGAACGTGCAACCGATTCGCGAGGAGTGCCCTCCGTCGCCGGTGTCGCCCTACGGTGTGGACAAGTTCTGCGCTGAGGAGCATGTGCGCGTCGCGTCGCTTCTGCACGGCATCCGCGCCACCGTCTTGCGTTACTTCCCGGTTTACGGGCCGCGCCAGCGCAAGCAGGTTGTGTACGACCTCGTGAACAAGCTTCGAGTGAACCCACGGCGGGTCGAGGTGTTCGGAACGGGGCGAGAACTGCGCGATCTGGGGTACGTGGACGACGTCGTTTCGGCGACGATCGTCGCGGCCGACTGCGCGCCCGCGCGCGGGGAGGCTTTCAACGTCGGCTCCGGCCACATGGTCACGATCGCGCAACTCGCCGAAACGATCGCGCGCGCGATGGGAGTGACGCCGGAGATCGTGTTTACCGGATCCGTCCGCCCCGGCGATTCCGAGCGGATGGTGGCCGATATTTCGAGACTCGGAGAACTGGGATACGAGCCGGCAGTCTCGTTCGAGGCCGGTGTGTCGCGCACCGTTGCGTGGGCGACCGGGCAGTCCCCGCAAATGGCCGAAGGGGTCGCGTAGATGCGCGTCGCATTCGTGCCTGCCGCGCGCCTGTTGTCGGATCGCGCCGCGAACGGTGAAGCGCTGATCGCGGCAGCACTCTTGCGCGCGCTGGCGGCTCGCGGGCACGACGTGATCGCCTACTGCGAGCGCGCGGAGGGCAGCTTCGACGGGATAGATGTCCGGGAGATCTCGGTCCGGGGCCCGACGGTCGGGGCGGGGCGCATTGCGTTTGCCCGGCGTATCGCGCGCGACTGCGCTACGCAGAACCTCGACGTTGTGCACTTGCTGTTCCCATTCACGACCGCGGACGGATACACGCTGGCCGGCGGTGCTCCGCTGGTCGTCGGGCCCGTGAACCTGCCCTGGCCGCAGGTCGCGTCGCGCCGCGGGAAACCGGCCGCGCGCCTCGCAGCCGTGGTTACCGATTCGATTGAGGCGAGGCTGCACCGACGCACGCTGGCGCGCGCGGATCGGATCTTGGTGACCGGGTCCTCCTCGTACGAGGCGATCCCGTTGCAGGTTCGTGAGCGCGCCGTTGAGATCCCCTTCGGCGTGGACGTCGAGCGGTTCGGCGCGACCCCGCTGCCGCACGATCCGGTGATCGTGTTCTTCTCGGTCTTGTCCGAGCGCAAGGGTGTTCGCGTGTTGCTGGAAGCTATGCCGCATGTCCTGCGCCGGATTCCCGCCGCGCGCCTGGTGATCGCCGGCGACGATCCGACCGGGTTGCGGCCGGCGCTCGAGGCGCGCGCGCGCGAACTCGGGGTTGCGGTGGAATTCATTGGGGCGGTCGAGCCGGCGCAAGCGCCGGAGATCTATGCGCGCGCGCGCGTCGTGTGCCAGCCCAGTTTTGGGGAGCCCTTCGGCATGACCGTCGTCGAGGCGATGGCGAGTGGACGTCCGGTGGTCGCTACCGGATCCGGAGGCATTCCCGACGCAATCGTGGATGGCCGCGGCGGACGACTTGTCCCCCGCGGAGACGAGCGATTGCTGGCGGATGCGCTCGCGTCGGTCCTGGCCGATCCGCTCGGCGCGGAAGCTATGGGGGCATTCAACCGCGCGCGCGCCGAGCGGCGATTCGCACTCGCACGCGTTGCCGAACGCATCGAACTGACCTACGAGGCTTTGGCGGCCGGGCGTTCCGTGGAGCACGCGCATGCCTCCTGAAGTCGCACCCGGCGTCGTCGAGCATCCGGAGCTGGATGCCGGTCCGACCGCGCACCCCGAACTTGATTCCTCGCAAGTCAAGAGCCTGGCGATGCGCGGCTTCGGAACCCTGCTCGTGCGTACGATCGGGCAGCGCGGCCTGCAGATGGCGGGCAACATCTTGCTTGCTCGCTGGCTGGCGCCGGAGACCTTCGGCATCTACGCGATCGTCAGCTTTGTTGTGGGGATGGCGGGGTTTCTCTCGGACCTCGGGCTCGGCGCGTCGCTGATCCAGCGTCGCGAGCGCTTGACCGAGCGGGATCTGCGAACCGCGTTCTCGCTCAGTCTGATGCTGAACCTCGTCGTGGTCGGAACGCTGTGGGCTGTTGCGGGTCCCCTGGTGCGCGCCTACCACTTGCACACAGTCAACGTCCTTGCCGTACGCATGCTGGCCGCGTCGATTCTCTTTTCGACGTTTACCACGATTCCGTCGATCAGGCTGGAGCGAGAGCTGAAGTTCGGCCGCCTCTCGGCCGCGGATTTGTCGGGGCAGCTTGTGTACGTGCTGATCGCCGTACCTCTAGCATTCACGTTCCGCCATCCGAACGTGTCGCTCGCGCGCGCCGACGACGCGGTGTGGTGCTTCGTGTGGGCGACCCTCGCCTCGCGCGCGGTGCATGCGCTGGTGATAAACGTGTCGTCGTGGTGGCGCCCGCGACTCGGGCTCGACCGTCGGGCAATGCGCGCGATGCTTGCCTTCGGGTTGCCGTACCAAGCGAACGGATTCGTCAACGCGATCAAGGACAATTTCGTGCCGACGTTCATCGCGTTCGTCGCCGGCGCGAAGTCCGTCGGCTACGTGATCTGGGCCGTCGGGATGGCGACCAACGCGCTGTTCTTGCTGCCGATCGTCAGCCGAGTCACGTTCCCCGCCTACGCGCGCCTGCAGGACGACCCTCCCGCGCTGAAGGATGCCATCGAGAAGTCGATCAAGTGGGTTGCTGCGACGGTGTTTCCGACCACGTTGCTGCTGGCTGCGCTGGCCAGACAGATCGTCGAGCACGTCTACGGTCCCAAGTGGTTCCCCGGGCTCACTTCCTTCTATCTGCTGTGCATTCCGATGATGAACGCGGCCTACTCGACGGTGATCGTCAGCGCGTTGTACGGACTAGGGCGCGCGCGAGCGGTGTTGCGGCTGACGCTCATCTGGGCGGTGGCCGGTTGGGCGCTCGGGGTGCCGCTGACGTTGTGGATCGGCAAGGACGGATTCGCGCTCGGGATGTTCGCTGTGTCGTGGTTGGCGGTGCTCAGCGTGCGCGAGATGAACAAGGTTGTGCGTGTGAACTTCGTTCGGCCGCTGCTTCGGATTTTGGTCTTGTCGGCGATTCCCGCAGTCGTCGTCGCGAGCTTCGCTCGGTTCGTGGTGCACGACTCGCTGCAGTTGGTCGCGGTCGGGGCTTTGGGAGTAGCCGGATACCTTGGGCTGATGTTCGCGGCCGGCGAGCTGGACGACGTGCGTGCGATGATCCGGCGCGCGCGCGCGCCTATCGCGCCTGCCCGCCCTCCGGCGCCGGTTGCGGCGGAAGCGGTGACCGATCGTGCGTAGCCCTGTGGCGTCCCCGTGCGCGGTCTGCGGCGGCGACCGTCGTCCGGCTCTGCGCATGGACGCGTGGAGAATCGATCGTTGCGGAACGTGTGGGCTGCACGCTCTGTCGCCGCAGCCCGATGGCGTTCGCATGGAGGAGTTCGACGACGGATCGGCCTACGACGTAGCGTTCGCGCTCCGTGAGCCGATCCTGGCGCAACACGATCGCACGCTCGACGCGGTCGAGCGATGGGTCGGCCCGGGACGCTTGCTCGACGTCGGCAGCGGTCCTGCGTTCCTGTTGGAGGCTGGGCGCGCGCGTGGATGGGACTCCGTCGGCGTGGACCCATCGTCGTTCGCGGTGGAGCATGCCCGCGGGCTCGGTTTCGAGGCGCACGAGGGGATGCTTGAGGACCTTCGGCTGGAGGAAGGCGGCTACGACGCCGTCGCGCTGCTGCAGGTCGTCGAGCACCTGGTGGATCCCCGTCCGCTCCTGGCCGAGTGCCGGCGCCTGCTTCGGCCCGGCGGTGCTTTGGTCGTGGCGACTCCGAACCCGGTGAGTGTGCTGGCGCGCGTGAAGCGCGAACGGTTCAACTACTGGATTCCACCGACGCACTGCGTGTGGTACACGCCCGACGCCCTCGGGCGATTGCTGGACGCCGCAGGTTTCGCTTCCGCGTGTCGCTCCACTTGGAGCGCGCGCGCGCCGGGGCTGCACGACGGGGAGGACATCCTCGCCTCGACCCGCTTCGGACGGCGCATTCCGGTTCGCGCGCGCCGCGCCGCCGGCGACATCCTGGTGCGCGCGACCGATGCATTTGGACTTGGTTCGATCGTTGAGCAGATCGTGCTGCGGCGGGAGGCCGAATGCGACTGACGGTTGCGATTCTGGCCCAGGACGAAGCGCGCATGATCGAGCGCGCCGTCGCTTCGGGCCGGTTCGCAGATGAGGTCTTGGTAATCGACGGTGGCTCGACAGATGCCACCGTAGAGATTGCGCGTCTTGCTGGCGCGCGAGTCGTCGGGCGCCCCTTCGACGATTTCGCGCGCCAGCGGAACTTCGCCCTCAAGCAGGCGCACGGGGACTGGGTGCTTTTCGTCGACGCCGATGAGCGGGTGACGCCGGCTCTGGCGCGTGAGGTGCTGTCGCTTCTTGCCGGCTCGCCCGACGCAGATGCTTACGCCGTCCCGCGCGAGAGCATGGCGCTGGGGCGACGTTTGAAGTGGCATCCGGGCGGTCCCGACGCGCCGGTGCGGCTGATGCGACGCGATGCGGTGCGCTGGGTCGGCTTGGTTCACGAGCGGATTGAGGGCGCGCGCCGGACCGGACGCCTGTCGGCCCCTCTGGTGCACTTCACGCACCGGTCGGTCTCCGAGGTCGTGCGCAAGATCGATGCATACACGGAGTTCCAGGCTTCCGAACTGGTCGCGCGCGGGGCGAAGCCTCCTGCGGCGCGCACGCTTGTTGCGGCGTTTCCGAAGGCCTTCGTTCGCTTGTGGCGCTCGGGCTTGCGTGCGGAAGGGGGCGCCGGCGCCGTAGAGGCAGTCCTTCTTGCGTTCAATGAGGCGCTGGTGGTGGCTAAGGTGTGGGAGAAGACCCGGCCGGAACCCCTGCAGGAGACCTACCGGCGGGCCGACGAGGAACTGGATCTGCCGGAGCCTCGCGACGACGGGACCGAGGAGGTGCAGTGAACAAGGCCGCCGGCACCCAAGCCACGGTGTGCGCGTGCGGTGGCGCGCGCTACCGCAGGGTGCTGCGCGCGGACCGCTACTGCACCTACGGCGTCAACACGGAGCCGTTGGAGTACTCGTTGATCCGCTGCCTGGCATGCGGCTTGGTGCGGACGTCCCCGGCACCCGAAGACCACGATCACAGCTCTTATCGCGACGACGCGTTCGTCGAGACTTACCTTGCCCGGGAAGAGCTTTTCCAAAGATTGCTTCGTTCCACGATGGACGACATTACCCTTCTCGCTCCGCCGCCCCGACGTTTCGTTGATGTCGGCGCGAACATCGGGACCATCGTGAGCATGGCGACCGCTCTCGGCTACGACGCGACCGGCGTGGAGCCGAACGAAGCAGCAGCCGAAGTCGGCCGCGCGCGCGGCTTGCAGATGATCTCAGCACCGCTGGTTTCCGCGGGGTTTTCCGACGAGAGTCTCGACATTGTTTGTCTCTCGGCAACCGCCGAGCACGTCGCCGAACTCGACCAATCTCTTGCTCTTTGCAGACGACTATTGCGTCCCGGCGGAATGCTGTTCGTCGCAAACTCGCCGAACTACCGGTCCTTCGGCGCGCGATATGAGCGCGCGCTCTGGTATGGGATCCAACCGACGGGACACGTCTGGCAGTTCTCGCCGGCGACCCTTCGCGCGGTGTTCGCGCGCGCCGGGTTCCGAGTAGTCTTCGAGCGAACCTTCAACCTTCACCGCGATTTCGGACGGAATCGCAAGGAACGGCTGCGCAAGGCCGCCTTCGGACTTGCGGCGGCCACGGGGTTGGGGGACGCGCTTTCGATGGCGGGGGTACGGCCGTGAAGGACTACGTTGCACGCATGCACCGGCGTATCCACGATTACGAGGATCGCCGCGACGCTCCGAAGTTCGGATCCGTCGGCGTCGGGTCGCTGATCCGAATGCCTTCGATGTTCCATCATCCCGAGCGCCTTTTCGTCGGCTCGGCGACGACGATCCACCCCTACTGCCGGATTGAGATCGTTACGGAGAACCCACACTTGGAAGGTCCGCCGCTTCCGGAGCGCGATGCGCGCATCGAGATCGGCGATCGGGTCGTGATCAACTCCTTTGCTCACTTCGGTGCGATGCAGCGCATCGTGCTCGGCGACGATGTCGGCATCGCGTCCGGGGTGTGTATCGAGGATCACCAGTACGAATACGAGGAAGCTTCGGACGTCATCCCGCTGAAGAAGCAACCCTTCCGTGTGGCCGAAGTGATCATCGAAGACGGCGTGATGATCGGGGAGCACGCTACGGTCTTGGCCGGCGTGCGGATTGGACGCAACTCGTGGGTGGGTGCGAACTCGGTTGTGACGCGAGACGTTCCTGCGTACTCGGTCGTCGCAGGCGTTCCGGCCCGGGTGATCCGCCGGCGCGATTCCGTGACGGGGGAGTGGGAGCGGGCGTGAAGACGACGGCCGTCGTGCTGAACTGGCGGCAGCCGCACGAGACGATCGCGGCGCTGTCGTCTCTTCGCGATACCGGAGTCGACGCGATCGTCGTTGACAATGCCTCGGGAGACGGGTCCGTGGATGCGATCCGCGATGCGTACCCCGGCGTCGTGATGATCGAGAACGGCGTCAATGCGGGATATGCCGGCGGCAACAACACCGGGATTCGCCTGGCCCTAGACCGGGGGACCGATGCGGTGCTGGTGCTTAACAGCGACGTCGTGGTGGAACCGGGTGCGCTCGATTTGCTCACCCAGGCTTTGCTGGATCACCCGGAGTGGGGGATCGCCGCACCGGTGTCTCTGTGCCGCGACGACCCCTCGATCGTCGACTTCTATCGCGCGACCGTCGATTTGGATCACCTTGCGGTGCATGCGCAAGGCCGGGATGAGCCTCTCGGCGAACTCGGCGATTGTGAGACCGACTACGCCACGGGCAGCGCGATGTTGATCCGGCGCTCGCTGATCGAGGAGATTGGTCTGTTCGACGAGCGGTTCTTCCTCGTGTGGGAGGATGTTGACTTCGGGGTGCGCGCGCGCGCCGCGGGTTCGCGAATCGGCGTGGTTGCGCGCGCGCGCGTCCACCACGGGCGCAGCGTCTCCTTCGGTGGCGAGGCGACGCCGATGTACCAGTACTTCTTCGTGCGCAACTCATTCCTGATCGTCGCCAACCACTTGCGGGGCGTGCGGCGGGCTCGCACGCTTCGGGCGATCTCGCGCCGGTATCGCGGATGGATTAGTCAACCGCAGACCTCTCAGCCGGTCGCGCGTGCGATCGAGCTGGGGCTCGCTCATGGGCGCGCGCGAGCCTTCGGGCCCCCTCCAAAAGCCGCCGAGTTCGATGTGCCCGTTTCGCCCGGCTCGTAGGCAATTGCCGGGGGAGGTTCGCACCGCTTCGCGACGAACGGGCCCTCGGTCCGCAATCTGAGCAATGCGTAACCATGCTTGATTGACCCGGTAAACATGGCGTTTCTGGGCACATCTGTGGCAGGAGCGACAGGTTGAACAGAGAAACCTTCGATTGTTCGTCGCATCTGTCGGCGTCCGTTGCGGGTTGACGAAGGAGCGGTGATGAGAACAAAGCGGTGCGCATCCAAGCGAGTGGGGGCGAGCGCGGCGTCTTTCGTCCTTGCGCTCGGGCTCGCGGTATCGGGCACCGGTGTTGCGCATCCCATCACGAGCGGTTTCCAGACGAACTTCGACGTCGAGGCTCCCGGTCCGTTGCCGGGAACTAATCCCACCGACTCCTGGGAGATCAAGAGCGGGGCGTGGACCGTTGAGGACCAGTCGATGAGCGATACGCCGACGGCCGGGGCCAATCGGGTTCTTGTCCAGCAATCACGCGCCGCGGTGCCCAATGAGCCGATGCTGTTCGTGCGCGGCAGGGTCTTCCGCACGTTCACCGCCGAGGTAACCGCAGCCATCATGGACTCACAGACGGCGCTTGGTGACCTGCCTCCGGGAGTCAGCGTCGGCATGGTCTTCCGCGCGCCGGTCACCGAAGGGGTTGCCGACAAGGACAACCTGTATCTCTTCAGTGCCGTGGTCACGGGGATCAATGGCGACTTTCCCACCGGCAAGATCTATGCGCTGTGGAAGCGCATCGGCCGCGGGTACTTCCTGTTGTCGACGAAGATGGCGCCTACGTGGGCGGATCTCAGCAAGCCGCATCGGTACAAGGTGGTCGTCGCCGGCGGACGCATCCAGGCCTTCGTGGACGGACGCATGGTGATCGATCACACCGATGTTCCCTCGGGCGACACTCCGACGGCGGCCGACCCCTTCCCGGGTCTGCCTTACGACTCCGGCGCGGTTGGGCTGCGAACTTCGGGAACGCGCGCGTGGTTCGACAACTTCACGGTTGTCGGTGACGGAGCGTACGAAGGCAGGGCCAACGCCGGCGATGTTTATGCGAGCCACGGGGAGAACGGCCAGGTCCGGCGCGGGACGTCAATGCAAGCGACGCAAGAACTGGACCGGTACCGGGCCGACGCGGCCGACACCGGGTACCAGTACTCCGAAGACGACTTCGAGGAGGC
Encoded proteins:
- a CDS encoding family 16 glycoside hydrolase, with the translated sequence MRTKRCASKRVGASAASFVLALGLAVSGTGVAHPITSGFQTNFDVEAPGPLPGTNPTDSWEIKSGAWTVEDQSMSDTPTAGANRVLVQQSRAAVPNEPMLFVRGRVFRTFTAEVTAAIMDSQTALGDLPPGVSVGMVFRAPVTEGVADKDNLYLFSAVVTGINGDFPTGKIYALWKRIGRGYFLLSTKMAPTWADLSKPHRYKVVVAGGRIQAFVDGRMVIDHTDVPSGDTPTAADPFPGLPYDSGAVGLRTSGTRAWFDNFTVVGDGAYEGRANAGDVYASHGENGQVRRGTSMQATQELDRYRADAADTGYQYSEDDFEEAKVTSLDNPGGGSPSAGATLRTFASRGKVTSEVRLAGVSVAFADPSQKVVVSIGAQSLETVASATCTATASAVNLQNASISILLSNPGQGVPDTVIGPIPLRESYQPNTVIFDQPGYVSIVAHARSATSEPKRVDVAALKIVIAGAGVMIPAQNLPVPNGRTSAVSMPSPALEFTLGQAVAGRYCA